The Platichthys flesus chromosome 5, fPlaFle2.1, whole genome shotgun sequence genome contains the following window.
GGACTAATGGATTctttgtgcttttattgtgtatgggttgtgggtgtgtgtgtgtgtatgtattgttgtgatgtgtatgggttgtgtgtgtgtatgaattgttgtgatgtgtatgggttgtgtgtgtgtgtatgaattgttgtgatgtgtatgggttgtgtgtgtgtgtatgaattgttgtgatgtgtatgggttgtgtgtgtgtgtatgaattgttgtgatgtgtatgggttgtgtgtgtgtgtatgtattgttgtgatgtgtatgggttgtgtgtgtgtgtatgaattgttgtgatgtgtatgggttgtgtgtgtgtgtatgaattgttgtgatgtgtatgggttgtgtgtgtgtgtatgtattgttgtgatgtgtatgggttgtgtgtgtgtgtatgtattgttgtgatgtgtatgtattgttgtgatgtgtatggcttgtgtgtgtgtgtatgtattgttgtgatgtgtatgggttgtgtgtgtgtgtatgaattgttgtgatgtgtatgggttgtgtgtgtgtgtacgtattgttgtgatgtgtatgggttgtgtgtgtgtgtatgtattgttgtgatgtgtctgggttgtgtgtgtgtgtatgtgttgctgtgatgtgtatgggttgtgtgtgtgtgtatgtattgttgtgatgtgtatggcttgtgtgtgtgtgtatgtattgttgtgatgtgtatgggttgtgtgtgtgtgtatgaattgttgtgatgtgtctgggttgtgtgtgtgtgtatgtgttgctgtgatgtgtatgggttgtgtgtgtgtgtatgtattgttgtgatgtgtatgggttgtgtgtgtgtgtatgaattgttgtgatgtgtatgggttgtgtgtgtgtgtatgtaatgttgtgatgtgtatgggttgtgtgtgtcGACTGTTTACACACCAGCTTGTCCCTCGGCGACAGTAAAGACGACCTGAACCTGAACTTGACCTTTATTCTACTTTGTTAGTTTCATTCTTTGTTGAgtgagtttgtttttgtcagttttaCGAGTTTTTCTTTGTTAGTGTTGAGATGTGCTTTATAGATAAAgatgtgatttattattattaaagtcaTCTATTTGATTTGACTGTAATTGTTCCTTTGTGTTGTGAATGAAGGAAACACACTCTGCCTCTGATCTCCTCTGAACACCAGGTGACAACAGGCTTCTCTGAAATGCAGTAAATCCTGAAACACCAACAACTTCTTCCTCTaacacaaccagctcctcccagtcaggacatgtctgtgtctcctcccttcacaggtgtgtcagtgtgagaaccagtgaacaacaagctgGGAACTGTGGGAGCTGAGTCACTGCAAGGAGTgaacgagagagggaggagcagagatctgGTTCTgttcacaggaagtgaaactgttcttcagtctctggcagcagctgaaatggcgcAGCAGGAAATTCTCTCCTGTCCGATCTGTCTGGATCCACTGAAGGATCCGGTGGctactggctgtggacacagcttctgtaagagctgtattaacacccactgggacaatggggaggagagaggaagctacagctgtcctcagtgtagacagaccttcacaccgaggcctgtcctggtgaaaaacaccatgttagctgatttagtggaggagctgaagaagactggactccaagctgctcctgctgatcaccgctatgctggacctgaagatgtggcctgtgatgtctgcactgggagaaaactgaaagctctcaagtcctgtttgaattgtttggcctcttattgtgaaaaacacctccagcctcatcttcagtcagctgcattgaagaagcacaagctggtggagccctcggagaagctccaggagaacatctgctctcgtcacgacgaggtgatgaagatgttctgccgcactgatcagcagtgtatctgttatctctgctctgtggatgaacataaagaccacgacacagtgtcagctgcagcagaaaggactgagaggcagagagagctcgggctgaggagacaaacaatccagcagagagtccaggacacagagaaagacctgaagctgcttcaacaggaggaggaggccctcaatggctctgctgataaagcagtggaggacagtgaggagatcttcactgagatgatccgtctgctggagaaaagaagctctgatgtgaagcagcagatcagatcccagcaggaaactgaagtgagtcgagtcagagagcttcaggagagactggagcaggagatcactgagctgaagaggaaagaccaggaactgaagcagctctcagacacagaggaccacacccagtttctacacaactacccctcactgtcaccactcagtggatctacacactcatccagcttcaggatccgtcctctgaggaactttgaggacgtgacagcagctgtgtcccaggtcagaggtcgactacaggacattctgag
Protein-coding sequences here:
- the LOC133954044 gene encoding tripartite motif-containing protein 16-like, with protein sequence MAQQEILSCPICLDPLKDPVATGCGHSFCKSCINTHWDNGEERGSYSCPQCRQTFTPRPVLVKNTMLADLVEELKKTGLQAAPADHRYAGPEDVACDVCTGRKLKALKSCLNCLASYCEKHLQPHLQSAALKKHKLVEPSEKLQENICSRHDEVMKMFCRTDQQCICYLCSVDEHKDHDTVSAAAERTERQRELGLRRQTIQQRVQDTEKDLKLLQQEEEALNGSADKAVEDSEEIFTEMIRLLEKRSSDVKQQIRSQQETEVSRVRELQERLEQEITELKRKDQELKQLSDTEDHTQFLHNYPSLSPLSGSTHSSSFRIRPLRNFEDVTAAVSQVRGRLQDILSETETEILQIVSQVDVLLPQPEPETRADFLTYSQKITLDPNTVNKRLLLSEGNRKVTWTSKDQSYSNHPDRFTDRPQVLSRESLTGRCYWEVEVERGVYGGVGVAVTYKNISRAGDSVHCGFGSNDKSWSLSCYGNSYNFYYNSIQTTVSGPVSSRVGVYLDHSAGVLSFYSVSDTMTLLHRVQTTFTQPLCAGVMVYCYGSTAEFCKLK